Proteins encoded within one genomic window of Sebastes fasciatus isolate fSebFas1 chromosome 18, fSebFas1.pri, whole genome shotgun sequence:
- the col10a1b gene encoding uncharacterized protein col10a1b, producing MDLRVTSVLLVLLALAEATPNRYHVAKVSKAAYPVKSHAVAGHPGPPGPPGEPGAMGPSGPPGKSGSGHTGPQGQAGPPGPPGYSQAGKPGSPGGHGKPGSPGTPGQRGEPGATGPMGGRGAPGAHGSPGPSGLSSSGKPGASGLPGSMGPRGESGLKGHPGIPGLPGNKGERGIGVPGVQGPPGGVGPMGPSGMPGKSGVGIPGATGYPGEPGKGGVPGRDGAPGPMGMQGPKGHTGHPGAGASGKPGQNGTPGVAGPMGSKGPQGPAGQPGSPGMPGVGKTGESGIPGSRGSPGTSGTTGQKGEPGPTGYTGQPGASGPIGPAGPQGARGFQGEGGPNGPKGDTGMVGAPGPRGTKGEQGAQGFTGKPGAPGAVGPSGIPGHNGPQGQKGTQGHTGSPGIPGGNGAPGLKGHTGPSGGPGKSGENGRPGPMGPGGPSGPAGPTGLKGHPGLPGTPGPAGLTAKGISGPQGPPGIPGPRGQDGHPGAAGQPGQPGPPGEVVYHHEKSMPVKSHEVVMSHEMMKAPMSAFSAVLTRAYPEAASPIPFNQVLYNGEQHYDEHSGVFTCQIPGLYYFSYHVHVNGANALVALYKNEDPVLFTYDEYNKGFLDQMSGSTVLMLNPGDRVYVQVPDEESNGIFAADNVNCAFSGFLIAST from the exons ATGGACCTGAGGGTAACCAgcgtcctcctcgtcctcctagCTTTGGCTGAGGCGACCCCCAACAGGTACCATGTGGCAAAAGTGAGCAAGGCTGCCTACCCCGTCAAGAGTCACG CCGTTGCAGGCCACCCAGGTCCTCCAGGTCCTCCAGGTGAGCCAGGAGCAATGGGACCATCTGGACCTCCTGGAAAGAGTGGTTCAGGACATACTGGACCACAAGGCCAAGCAGGTCCACCCGGACCCCCTGGCTACTCTCAAGCAGGTAAACCCGGTTCCCCAGGTGGCCATGGAAAACCAGGTAGCCCTGGGACCCCTGGTCAGAGAGGTGAACCTGGCGCAACTGGACCCATGGGTGGCAGAGGTGCACCTGGTGCACATGGATCACCTGGACCTTCTGGACTTTCTTCTAGTGGAAAACCTGGAGCATCTGGCCTCCCTGGCTCAATGGGACCAAGAGGAGAGTCTGGTTTGAAGGGACATCCTGGCATTCCTGGTCTTCCTGGCAACAAAGGAGAGAGAGGCATTGGAGTTCCTGGGGTTCAAGGACCACCAGGTGGAGTTGGACCAATGGGCCCATCTGGAATGCCTGGCAAATCTGGAGTAGGTATACCTGGTGCCACTGGCTATCCTGGAGAACCTGGCAAGGGTGGTGTGCCAGGAAGAGATGGTGCTCCTGGGCCAATGGGTATGCAAGGACCAAAGGGTCACACTGGGCATCCAGGTGCAGGAGCATCAGGAAAGCCAGGCCAGAATGGTACCCCAGGTGTGGCTGGACCTATGGGTTCTAAAGGTCCACAGGGTCCAGCTGGTCAACCAGGCTCCCCTGGCATGCCAGGTGTAGGCAAAACGGGCGAATCTGGAATACCAGGTAGCAGAGGATCCCCCGGTACTTCAGGAACCACTGGTCAGAAAGGAGAGCCAGGCCCAACTGGTTATACTGGTCAGCCAGGTGCTTCTGGTCCTATTGGCCCAGCTGGTCCACAGGGTGCAAGGGGATTCCAGGGTGAGGGAGGCCCCAATGGACCCAAAGGCGACACTGGTATGGTAGGTGCACCAGGCCCAAGGGGAACCAAGGGTGAGCAGGGAGCTCAGGGTTTCACTGGAAAACCAGGTGCCCCTGGGGCAGTAGGTCCTTCAGGAATTCCAGGGCATAATGGTCCTCAGGGTCAAAAGGGTACACAAGGCCATACTGGTTCCCCAGGAATCCCAGGCGGAAATGGTGCCCCAGGACTAAAAGGACACACAGGCCCCTCAGGAGGACCAGGAAAAAGTGGTGAGAATGGAAGGCCAGGACCCATGGGACCAGGTGGGCCCTCCGGTCCAGCAGGTCCCACTGGACTTAAGGGTCATCCAGGTCTTCCAGGCACACCTGGCCCAGCTGGCCTGACAGCTAAGGGAATTTCTGGTCCTCAGGGTCCACCTGGAATTCCAGGTCCCAGAGGTCAAGATGGTCACCCAGGCGCCGCCGGTCAACCTGGTCAACCTGGCCCACCAGGAGAGGTGGTCTACCACCATGAGAAGAGCATGCCAGTCAAGTCCCACGAGGTTGTGATGTCTCATGAGATGATGAAGGCCCCCATGTCCGCCTTCAGTGCTGTGCTGACCAGAGCCTACCCCGAAGCTGCATCCCCTATTCCGTTCAACCAGGTTCTTTACAACGGGGAGCAGCACTATGACGAGCACAGCGGCGTGTTTACCTGCCAGATCCCAGGCCTCTACTATTTCAGCTATCATGTGCATGTCAATGGTGCCAATGCGTTGGTGGCCCTCTACAAAAACGAGGACCCAGTTCTTTTCACCTATGATGAGTACAACAAAGGCTTCCTGGATCAGATGTCCGGCAGCACTGTTCTTATGCTGAACCCTGGTGACAGAGTCTACGTCCAGGTCCCCGATGAGGAGAGCAATGGCATATTTGCAGCAGATAATGTTAACTGTGCTTTCTCTGGGTTCTTGATTGCCTCAACGTGA